In Nitrospirota bacterium, the genomic window GACCGCTGATGGACGGTTCTGGGATTAGAGCACAGAGTATTGAAATCCTGGAACCCCGGCTCCTTAAGCATCGGAAACTATAGCATAGTGGAATGGCAAGAATCAATGCAAAACTGGTGTCATAGACGTCTCAGATGAGGAAAGAGACGACGACTTATGTATCACCCCGGCTATTCGGAAGCTCCCCACGGGGAATACCTGCTACAATAAAAAAAGACCAGGGCTGCTCACGCAGCGATCATCACCCCCAATTCGTATCATCGTGCAAGAGGTGCTTTCCATGCAGAAACGAAAACTCGGCAATTCCGACCTCATGATAACGCAGATAGGCTACGGGGCATGGGCCATCGGCGGTGCGGGGTGGCAGTTTGGATGGGGCCCCCAGGACGACGAGGACTCGGTCAAAGCCATCCTGCGCGCCCTGGAGCTGGGTGTGAGCTGGATCGACACGGCAGCGGTCTACGGCCTCGGCCACTCGGAAGAGATCGTGGCAAGGGCTATGACGGAATGGAAAGGGGCGCGGCCCTCTGTGTTCACGAAATGCGGACTGCGCTGGAACGCGCAGGGGCGGGTGTCCGGGTCGCTCGCGGCCGCATCGATCCGGCAGGAGTGCGAGGACAGCCTGCGGAGACTCCGGATGGAAGCCATCGATCTGTATCAGATCCACTGGCCGCCCGAGAACAACGGACCGGAACTGGAGCAGGGCTGGTCGACCCTGGCCGCGCTTCAGCTTGAGGGCAAGGTCCGGTGGATCGGCGTCTCGAACTTCGATGTCGAACAACTGAAGCGCGCGCAGACAATCGCGCCGGTCACCTCGCTCCAGCCGCCCTATTCACTCGTCCGCCGCGCTATTGAGGCGGACATCCTTCCGTTCTGCCGTGAGCAGGGAATCGGTGTCATCGTGTACGCGCCGATGTCCTCGGGACTCCTGACCGGCGCCATGACCCGGGAGCGCGCCGCGCAGCTTCCTGTTGACGATTGGAGGAGG contains:
- a CDS encoding aldo/keto reductase codes for the protein MQKRKLGNSDLMITQIGYGAWAIGGAGWQFGWGPQDDEDSVKAILRALELGVSWIDTAAVYGLGHSEEIVARAMTEWKGARPSVFTKCGLRWNAQGRVSGSLAAASIRQECEDSLRRLRMEAIDLYQIHWPPENNGPELEQGWSTLAALQLEGKVRWIGVSNFDVEQLKRAQTIAPVTSLQPPYSLVRRAIEADILPFCREQGIGVIVYAPMSSGLLTGAMTRERAAQLPVDDWRRSHPEFNEPRLSRNLELVERLRAVGKRHGRTPGEVAIAWTLRHPAVTAAIVGARSAKQAEGVMRAAGLHLSEKDMAEIEGTVQKPRG